The Cinclus cinclus chromosome Z, bCinCin1.1, whole genome shotgun sequence genome contains the following window.
CCACTGTACCCTTCAATACATCAGACTGACAGTACCAAGGCTTTGAGGTGATACTGACCTAAAGCAGATCAAACTCGTTGCCCAGAGCACCCAGCAGCCTCTTTGTCCCAAAACCTCCACACAAGCCATTAACAGGTCTCTTATTTAAATCAAGGACATGCCCTCCACTTGTGGAAAGCTTCATAGTCCTCACAAAGCTTCCCTGAAATTTACCTATCTAGTTAAGGTAATTGTTTCAAAGTGTCAAAACCACAAAGTCAgtttaaaaaatgtatcttgGTGTAAATTCTATTAGCCTTAAGAATTTTGTATTGGTAAATGTTTATCTATGAAATagatatatctatatatatatctatcttaTAAAATCCCAAACATTGCTATTAAGTTTTTGAAAAACATTACATAAAAAGGACATTTGATGAACTTGTGTTTGAACAGCAGTTTCAAATTTAACTGGTATGTTTTTTAGTGGTTTTGTGGTTAGTTTTTGCCTTCAAAATGCAAACATACTGTTTCTGGATCATGTTCTGAAAAGGTTCTAAAAAATAACTTATCTCTTTATCTGTGCATTTCCCTCTCCTCACCTTCTCACATGGCATTACCACAAACTTGTAGTTTAACAGACCTTTTCAACAGCTGTTCAGACTACAAAACAGATAGTCTCAGCCAGATAACAATCTAGTAATCTAATAGAAAATGCATCCAAGCATGACCTCTGCAACTTCATTTTCAAAATCCAAAACTACAGCATGttaaaaataaggatttttcaTCACTCCTTAAGGAACACATAGAAAAAAGTTGTTTCCTGAAATAAAGTgccacaaaattaaaacataaaggCATGAACACATTTATAGGAATGATGGAAATACTTAGATAACTTCTTTACAAAAATTTTCCACAAACCACAATGTTTGTTCCCAAACAATTTAACAGATAACCCACAGATATTCTGTTTCAACGAAATGTTTGGATAGATGAAAGACATATTACTATTAAATATTAACATAATAATTGCTATGTGAAAATAAGGTAATACACCTTcccaacccccccacccccagctgcACAAGAATGACTCAGTCAGGGTTACTTGTACTCCTACTGAAAGGGGACTATACCACatacactgaagaaaaaaaaaaaatcggatTATATAGAAACAGACCTATGGCAAATTAAGATGGTTCAAAGGTTTCTTTGGACAGGAGGGCAGTCTTTTCATCATCATAAAAGATACTCATGTACTACAGGTCACTTTAGGAACTTTTCCGGCAGCCCATGCAAACAAGATTTCTTTCCATTAACCAAACCATTGCAGTTACAATCACCCTCATTTATGGCAAGAATATACATCCATGGGACAGCTCTCATCACTTTTTCCCCAGGAACTATCTTACTGGTATTCTCCAAGCTGTTCATGATCACTTCAGAGGAAAGGCATTTGTCCAGTACCTTCACTGCAGACAATAATCCAAACATGAAGAAAATTGCTTCCTTTGGGAAGTGCACATGTTGGCATGAGTAATTCAACTATTTTAAGCACACTTTATCACAATgctaatatatatatacacacacacattattTGGCATTTTTTAGCAACAGCAGCTCTATCTGCCAAGTACCACTAAGATACAATCTTTGAGATATTCCCTGTCTTGTGACAGAATGACTTTAGCCAGATATATCTGTGCTCCAAGAGGCAGATGGACGCTTCCAGTCAGAATACAAATAGTAGaggaaacaaaagcagctgcagatcTTAGTACAGGATGGCAAATGTAAAGCAGAGGAAACAGCAAAGCTATTTCACATTGAAACAGCTAGCAAAAACCTTTAAAGGTTAGAGAAAATGAATGTCACAAGCACACTGCGAAGTGTTACTGCTAACTTCAATTTTAAACCAGCTAATAATGTTAGGGACATGCCAATTCTAAATTTATTCTTAATATACCCTCATTCACCTATCTCCTAGATCTGGGGTGTGAGGGTATTTTTGTGAATAGATGAACTGAGGTTTAAGATGAACTAAGATGAAATGAGCTTCGTTTTCAACAGTGTAAAAATCACTCTGACACTAGCCTATTAGCGAAATCATAGagaaagcatttaatttcttaagATGTGAAATGGCTCTTCTTTAGATAACATAAGTAACAGGGTTACGTAGAATCTTACCATTTCTTTACTTCAACAGTTCTCAACTCATTAATTCCTGCGCAAGGGAGTAAATGCAGATAACTAACAGCAGTCTATTAGGCATGCTGACCAAGCAGGCATGTTTTTCTTATTTAGCCTTATTAAATACAGCTAGAGACCTCCTAGAACAGTCTGTTAATTGCACCCACTTTCAGTTCTATAACAAGCCCCTTTAACCTTCCGGATTAAGAGCCCACCTCCTTCTGACGGGTAACTTAAAAACCTGAGTCCTCAGTGCAACCTCAATCCGTACCTCATTTGACATCTAATCAATGAGGAGCATAAGAAATCACTGAAACCAAAATGGAAGTACAATAAAAACCAAATTAGGCAGAtcttatgaaaattattttgtcttaaATCAAGTGCAATAACAAGGGCAGAGGTGCCAGGCTCTTAAAGTACCCCCAAGACAGGTAGACACGTCCTGCTCACATAATCAAGCTTCCCTAATAAACCATCATTAAGCCAAGGACGATTTACTTCAGTTCCTCAGCAGATGTTTTCACACTTCTATGTAATTGTGAGCAGGGAACATGCAGCCTTGATTCACCACAAGACAAAGAGTGCTGTTGGAAAGCTCTTCCAGGCAGTCACCAGAGCCACAAAGGTGAACCCCATAAGGAGTGGGAGGGCAGCGAATGAAAATTAGGGAGGACATAATAAGCCTGCATCAACCCCTCATGCCATTTCTTCCATTTGAGCCAGACTAACTTCCATTTCTGTGACTAGACTATGCAAAATTACTTGAATAAAGGTTGGTTAGGTTCAAGGCTACAAACCACTAATTAATCCACTCCCTATAGATCAGTCACATGGAGAACGTGAAAAATAACTAACCTTCCTGAAGAAGCCTATGCAAACATAACTGACCAATGATAATAAGTGCATGAGATTTTTCTACCTCATCTGTGACAATTTGTGACAAATGTCTCTGACATTTACAGTCGAAGAGAAACTccactgaaaaaagaaaaccaaccaaactcATAACAGTAACAACTTACCAGGCACTTTCCTCCTAGCTGATGTTTGAAAATGTGATTCTAACTGCTGTTTCCATATTTACACAATAGTTCTTTTTACCCTAGCAAAAAATTTCTAGCCCTCTGGGCTACACAATCAGTTTCCCACCCACAAACAGACAAAATATAAGATAATGAAGTTTTCTAATTCCCAAATTACAACAGCTGCAAGAAACAAACAGCAAGCACCGTAACATTATAGTGCAGctaaatttctattaaaaataacacTATGTTAACAGaagcctttttttatttccaagtgtTGAAATTGTTAAAACACATATGCCATTtaaccattttttattttaacattaagGTAATTACAGTTGAAGGGCTTGTATTTCCAGTGGTCTCTCCATATTGGACACCACCAGAGCAAAACATGAACATTCCACATGGCTAACAGTAAGACATTTGAGTTACCAGAATTACAatcattaactttttttttgctaacaGATCACATACATACATAACCAGGGCcattttctttagaagaaaTACCAAAATTAGTActgcatttgtttattttatatgaACATCTCTACATGAGCAACATGGTACATGACAGTTTGATTATCACACATACAGTACTTTGGCAGCTCTTTGAtgtgttttttccccctaagcTCCACAGTAGGCTTAATTTATAAAACATATTGCTAATATGCCCTGCAAAAtaccaagaatcaaatgtatCTTTCATCACCTAAATGGGAGAGGGAGCAGTGATTTTTATCTTGCATTGGACAGCCTCATCATACATGCACAATTTTCTCCCATGGGTACTTCTACACATATCCTGGTTAACActgtctgcaaaaaaaaaaatctttattcaaAAAAGATTtgaattttcttctcaaagagaGAAGCTACAGATGATTACAGTACAAATCACTaccatttatttcaaaataatactgAATGTGTCACACTTTTATCAAGGTTACTTGCATATCTTACAAGCACATTAGTCACCTGATCAAGTCATCCCATTTTGAGTTCATTTGTGAAACTGACTTGTCGCTTTTGATACCTACTGATAACTCAGACTTTGTGGTTAACAAATACTAATTTCTCTGGATATGTCTATCATCAATTTCCACATGAAAACTTACCACTATATTAAACCTTTTCACTTACTCTCCCCAAATGATTTTAATTTCCCACTTTCCTGAACACAACTGACCTATTAGCACAGTAATTTTCCCTCTAATATAACCATGCACTTTGAAGTAGCCACTTCCAAGttctgaggtaaaaaaaaaatgcatgaaatcTGGTTGCAAAATTTCAGACTTAAAGGAACAAAATCACATTACATATATTGCAATAAAAAACACCTAGAACCTGTCTACAGTGATCTGAAACAATTTATTTCACTCACTCATCTGTAAAATTAACAGTTATTTCATATTTGTTCTATTTGGTCCAAATAGCCCTGTATGTTTTCAGTCACTCAAAAAAGAATGCTGTGCCCAAAACCACATCTGCTACCACTAACATCTCTTCAACCTTTTATTCACCCTCAAGCAGTTCTTAAAAACTTAAGAGATTTCTTGAGCTATACAAAAACAGATCATAATTTTATGTGCAATATGTCAACAATGGttaaattaaaaagataaagaTATGTGACATATTAAAACTAAGTAATACACACTTAATTTGATTAAGTCTCTCTTCTTCAGCCTTTAGTGCTTATTTGCTTCAAATTATAAACTCTGCAGCACATGTATAGTGTATGGCACTTACAATAATGTCTGCAATATAAGCAACTATATCAAAATGTTCTGTAATTAAACCAACAGTAAATCTTGTTTAACTATACAAAATTTAGAGTGGGAATTTCCCATTCAGTGGGAAAACTACACAAACCTAAGCTGGACATTCACTAGTTTTGAAATGTCCTTTTTCATGAAGTTGTTTTACCTTCTTGCTTTGCTTAGTTATGTCAGAAAATGAACTTCTCCAATTCTGCTTCCATTTCTTCACTCTAGTTATTTTGTGCCAGCAAAATTTCATCTTGTACCATTAACTTCCACCATGGTGTGTCCCTCACATCTTCATGTTCTCCATCACATTCTGCCGTCTCCCTTCCATTGTTTGTGACTGTCACCACAAAGCCCTTCCTCTAGGGCAGCATCTTGTGTAACAGAGCTTCCACGGGGCTTTTCTGTCCGGGAGGTACTGGGGCTGACCAGCCAAGCTCACTGGGTCATGGACTGCCATGTACCTAAGCTCCCTGTGCATGCTAAGCACCTTCTGCACAAAGTTAAGCCAGCTGTGCACATGTGAGCCACAGGAAGCAACTAGAGTTCAGTGGTCTGGGCAAGCAGCATAGATGGGGCAGAAACATGACAGAGACATTTTGGCTGCAGCAGTTTTAACCCTGTTTGATTGTTTTACCTGTGTTACAGCCCAATTTAAACATCATTGCTTATGCAGTAACttcaaattaacaaaaaacCCTGCAGACAGGTAAACCACTTTTCTATAGAATAACTGGTTATTATGTGTTCCAGAATCAATTTAATGCAAACCTTGAAGAGTGTACTAACTATTAAGCACATTTGGAGCCTTTAAATACTATTTTACTCTGAGGTATACATCTATTACTGTAAAAGTTTACTCGCATCTCAAGTCCAAAAAAAAAGGCTACTTGCATTTTCTAGGTCAAGCAAGCTTTAGAAAAATGGGAAGAGAGAGCAGGTGTTTTGTGTTCAAGTGTTATTGTTTAGCATAATCCTTCATGCAAGTGATGCAAAAAAAGTTACATATTCAAAACTGCTTACATCCGAATAAATAGGGTAAATTAGCAAATACAGTATTGAAAATTATctacaaaaatgtgtttttccaaGTATTCACTGTTTGTATCAAGTCTTAAAGCAGAAAGCTTCAGGGAAATaccaaagaaaatagaaaaaaaagaaaagtgacacTAAGACATTTTAAGAAATCCCCTCAGAAAACAAGTTCATATTTACTGTAAactaaactgaaattaaaatcatGACTAAAGCTATTAGGTGGCCTTATCAGCAAACACCTTCAATCAAAAGGCCATAAACAAGTATGCTTTACATATTacttggtttgtttattttacacAATGGGGTGAAAGCAACACAATTCCTTTTAGTAAAGTATACACAAATAGCCTCACTCAGAATACACTTTTAATGCACATAAAAAAAGTATTCATCTTACAAATCGTTTTGCAATCCAAATATACAATAGCTtggaaaacaatattttagaAAACTAAAGCCAATGTAAAAAGACTGCTTAATACAACTAAATGATATAAGTTTTGGTATGGCTCTGTCTTTAGAGTTTTCTTACTGCATCATCAATATCAGAAATCTGTTCCTTCAGCTGGTTCCACTGTTCTGGATTTAAAGAAATACctgaaaagcattaaaaataaacacttaaGACATAAATAAAATTGCGGTGCAGGATCTTGTGCAATTATAATAAAGGCTGCTTTCATACACCAAACCTATGTTATAACAGTAATACTTGAGTTACTTCAACAATCATCTGAGTTAATGTGAAACTACCCATTTCCAATGCTTCAATAACTTCAGGTTATCTCCAGACAAGTTTACAAAGCAAATGTATGTAACAAACATTTGTACAAGTACTGGGCTTAACACAAGAAGTGAAACACAATTCTGGCCTTGACAGAATGCAGtacaaaagccctgcatggtaAGTAGGAAACAATCTGTACTCCTGTTAGTTCCTAAAAGCTGTGCCCATGCACAGGTCTGCTATGCACTTTTCAAGTACTGTAATTCAGGGgggtttttcccctcttttgttttttaatgcattGTAAATAACAAGTGCTAATAAGTAACCTTTTAGAGACACACCGTATTACTAaccagcactcacaaaccaaCACCAAAGTTACTTTTTACTTCAAGTTTTCTATAGTTTCTAGTGACATTCATCCCATAATCATTCAGACCCCACAACCCATCACTTCAGTTCTAAATTTGATCTCATCTTTCTCTCAAGCTTGAGTATAGGCATACGTTTCATTTGTGCTCTGGTCTACTCATTCTTATCCTAAAATTTCTATACCCACTCTGCAGAAAGTGCAGGCTCCCAGTCCTCTAATACTTTCTCCTGTCAAGCTCTTCCACTAATTACTCTCCCTCTCCACTCCCAGTGATACTTTTCCTTCATTGCTTTCTCCCTGAAGGTGAAGCAGGACCTGAAAACAGCTGAAACTCTGAATTCCACTTTTAGAGCCTACAAGAGTCCCAGTCTTTATCAAGACTGTCTTGTTAGAGCACCACCATAATTTTAAGCAGCAAGTAATGTACATGGAGCTTCTCTAAGTAATCTTCCACCAGACTTTGGAGTGCAGGTTTCATCTGAAAATCAGTCAGGTGCGCTAACCATCATTAGGGAATTAAATGACATGAAGATGTCCCTCAACCACAGACCAGATGAACCAAATAAAACTCAGACCTGCTGCTTCAGACACTGACAGCAATTTTAACTTCtgggtttaattttgttttattacgAAATGTTTACTACTCATACTGCTTGCAGGATAGCTAGATGAGCAGCTTATGAGTGCATCAAGGAAGACTCACATACTGTATCAGATTATTTTTATCATAACAAAATTCAGACTTTTGCTGCACTGTTATACACCTCTATCTACATCATGTCATTGTCACTTGGCCCACCCATCAAATCCTGTTTTACTTCGTCATTCAAAGTGCATATACTATTGAATTCTACTTTGAAACACAGAACATGAAGTCCTTAGAAGTCATAGTACCCTTTTTCATTAACTAGCAACAAATCCAAAACAAGCAATTTTCCTGCAGAGCACCAGTATACCTGTTCATGCAAAGCTATTCTCAGTGGTTATTTGAGAAATGTTGAAAACTTTCTAAATTACTGTTTACTGAGATGCCCCTGAACACACCTGAACAAGAGAATGTAACAAACCTTACCATGACTGCACATTAAATTTCTTCAAAATTCAAGCTTAGCAGCCTGACAGTACCTGAGGTTGACCTTTTGCAacagcatgtagtgacaggacagagaggaatggcttcaaactagAAGTGGGTCACtttagattgggtattaggaagaaattctttactgtgaatgTGATGAGGCACCAgcaaaggttgcccagagaagcagtCAATGCCCCATCCTTAGAAGTgctcaagaccaggctggaatgaggctctgagcaacctgtgatagtggaagatgtccctgcccatggcagggagtggggtGGAATCAGTggatcttcaaggtcccttccaacccaaaccatcctgtggttCTATGAATCTGCAGGACAGAAGATTTCATGCTTACCTTTCACTAATGCTACataaaaatggataaaaagTAGGCTTTTCAGAGAGAAGCAATATAACATCAAGCACAGCACCACTATTGCAGTTGTCCTGCAATCCCCATCTTGAGGTGTGGAAGTTCTGAAAACGGTTCACAGTGAAGCCCTGCCACAAAAAGCAACTGTGCAAGTGGCATTTAGAAGTACAACGGCTTGTGCTGAGCTACAGATTGCAAACTTGGGACACTTGAGATACTTTCCCCtctactaaaatatttttaacaatgTTTTTTCATAATTATCCACATTAAATGTTTAGGCTGTCTTAATCTACAATTTAGTAGAAACTGAAGGATGTTGTTGGTTTAACAAAATTAAGATCTTATAAaacttattaaatattttcagttaaatCTGAAATAAGAAATCCAACCCTAAGAGGAAAATCAGTTTAAGTTAATCAGTTGAGGCCGGAGGAAAAAAAGGCTATGGTATAAACATGTATATAACCCTCCTACCCAATTTACTTATATTTGACACCTTGCTTTCCACAAATCATGGAAAATCTCTTTAGGAAAACACTCAGGCCAACAAACCCACTTAAGATTTTATCCATAATCTACAGAGAAAACTAATCCTTTGTAAAAATGTACATcataagaaagtaaaaatactaTTCAAAAAATATCATGTAgcaacaaaggagaaaaatatgatATAGGAAGTTCTACTGGAAAGTGCAGACCAAGTTTTAACACAAAGTAACATGAAGCAGAACAATACCTTTTCTGCCAGGCTTCATTTCACCTTCTTGATCCATCCAATATTCTCTAATATCAATTAAGACTTTCCCTTTAAAGTCCCGAACACTGACATACCTCATTTTGCCAATCTGTCAAAACACATATAAGGGTCTATTAGGTATTTT
Protein-coding sequences here:
- the SUB1 gene encoding activated RNA polymerase II transcriptional coactivator p15, with protein sequence MPKSKELVSSSSSASDSDSEVDKKAKRKKQVTAEKPVKKQKTGESSKGAASSKQSSNRDENMFQIGKMRYVSVRDFKGKVLIDIREYWMDQEGEMKPGRKGISLNPEQWNQLKEQISDIDDAVRKL